The following coding sequences are from one Nicotiana tomentosiformis chromosome 3, ASM39032v3, whole genome shotgun sequence window:
- the LOC138908045 gene encoding uncharacterized protein, translating into MSLGFDAFRSRNMSSGSSSAIITSEPLEGSNYLAWVSSVELWCRGQDVQDHLIKKSSEGDEKAIELWAKIDSQLCSILWRSIDSKLMPLFRPSQTCYLVWAKARTLYANDISRFYDVILQITNLKKQEFDMSTYLGQVQTLMEEFEKFMPISASVEKQQEK; encoded by the coding sequence atgtctttgggatttgatgcttttaggtctagaaacatgagttctggaagctctagtgctattattacctcggaacctttggaaggttcaaactacttagcttgggttTCATCTGTCGAGTTGTGGTGTAGAGGTCAAgatgttcaagatcatctaattaAAAAATCTAGCGAaggagatgaaaaggcaatagaACTTTGGGCAAAAATTGATTCTCAGTTATGTAgtatcttgtggcgatctattgattccaagttgatgcccttgtttcgtccatcccagacatgttatttggtttgggcaaaggcacgcaccttatacgctaatgacatatctcgcttctatgatgtgatattgCAGATaacaaacttaaagaagcaggaattcgatatgtctacttacttgggtcaagtacaaacactcatggaggaatttgagaagtttaTGCCAATTTCTGCTAGTGTTGAAAAACAACAAGAGAAGTGA